Below is a window of Myroides profundi DNA.
TAACCTCCTCTATCGAAAGATACAGTTTCTACACCAGCTTTCAAAGCTTTCTCTGCAATTAGTTTCCCAACCGATGCAGCAGTTTCAATATTGGTTCCTCTTGTTATCCCAGCTTCTCTTGAAGATGCTGCAGCTAGAGTTACTCCATTCACGTCATCTATGATTTGCGCATAGATTTCTTTATTACTTCTGAATACAGAAAGTCTTGGTTTAGCAGCAGTACCGCTAACAATCTTTCTAATTCTGAATTTAATACGTTGTCTTCTTTCAGATTTTGTTAATGACATAGTCTTAATTTTTAAGCTGATTTACCTGCTT
It encodes the following:
- the rplR gene encoding 50S ribosomal protein L18; translated protein: MSLTKSERRQRIKFRIRKIVSGTAAKPRLSVFRSNKEIYAQIIDDVNGVTLAAASSREAGITRGTNIETAASVGKLIAEKALKAGVETVSFDRGGYLYHGRVKSLAEGAREAGLKF